One genomic segment of Candidatus Marsarchaeota archaeon includes these proteins:
- the uppS gene encoding polyprenyl diphosphate synthase — protein MRREIENIPENVALIPDGNRRWARNHRMTLLSGYGLGIKKAIDFGIWLKKLGVKTFTVWALSTENLNGRNRAELSVLYRLYIKTAHDRNVLGLLAKNGARVKIFGNMELLPQNVSRALRSLESKTKRYKDFTINLLIAYGGREDILHAAKILVYNALREKQRRITEALLRSQLRTAAVPEPDLIIRTSGELRLSGFMPWQSSYSELYFTKKYWPDFSERDLGRAISEFSRRKRRYGR, from the coding sequence ATGCGTAGGGAAATTGAGAACATACCGGAGAACGTCGCGCTCATACCTGATGGCAACAGGCGCTGGGCCAGAAACCATAGGATGACGCTGCTAAGCGGGTACGGCCTCGGCATCAAGAAGGCCATAGACTTCGGCATATGGCTGAAGAAGCTCGGCGTGAAGACGTTCACGGTGTGGGCGCTATCTACTGAAAACCTGAATGGCAGGAACAGGGCGGAGCTCAGCGTGCTGTACAGGCTCTACATAAAGACGGCGCACGACAGGAATGTGCTCGGCCTTCTCGCCAAGAACGGCGCGCGCGTCAAGATCTTCGGAAACATGGAGCTTCTGCCACAGAACGTCAGCAGGGCCCTAAGGTCGCTTGAATCGAAGACGAAGAGGTACAAGGACTTCACGATAAACCTGCTCATAGCGTACGGAGGCAGGGAAGACATACTGCATGCGGCCAAGATCCTCGTCTATAATGCGCTGCGCGAAAAGCAGAGGCGCATAACCGAGGCGCTGCTGCGCAGCCAGCTGCGCACTGCCGCAGTTCCAGAGCCCGACCTGATAATAAGGACGTCCGGCGAGCTCAGGCTGTCCGGCTTCATGCCCTGGCAGTCGTCCTATTCAGAGCTATACTTCACGAAGAAGTACTGGCCCGACTTCTCCGAGAGGGACCTCGGCAGGGCGATCTCCGAGTTCTCAAGAAGGAAGAGGAGGTACGGCAGGTAG
- a CDS encoding replication factor C large subunit has protein sequence MDLFDLYKISDISEIKGNDEAVRQLSDFAIEVQAKRAQMPPLVYGPPGTGKTAAVHALAARHNWNLIELNASDYRDSATVKRILISSATSSSLFGTRNVILLDEIDELSARFDSGAQAAVSSLIEQSRNPIIFIANDRWSRSISFLRSRTMPVAFKKVSVQSIVGVLERLSDAHGMGVQRDVLYEIAARTDGDVRSAINDMYAVASAQQKTIEVIGMRDKKHDAFATLDHIFMANTLAASLRAASSVGLEPEMLVNYLEENVPRRYANSADLSRAMSSIADASKYLNRANRSHYYTYWRYANVLMSGGVSLAKDNYPSTSERYAFPRVIKSLSASKEERSTGVAIAGKLQRVINSNIREIRRTDMALLAHMARLSQQSGMDIEAVHDFFMQKYGLTPKEISWMEANYA, from the coding sequence ATGGACCTTTTCGACCTCTACAAAATAAGCGACATCTCCGAGATAAAGGGGAACGACGAGGCCGTGAGGCAGCTGTCCGATTTTGCCATAGAGGTACAGGCAAAACGCGCCCAGATGCCCCCTCTCGTTTATGGGCCGCCGGGCACAGGCAAGACTGCAGCTGTCCATGCGCTTGCGGCCCGCCACAACTGGAACCTGATAGAGCTCAACGCCAGCGACTACCGGGACAGCGCCACGGTGAAGCGCATACTGATATCTTCTGCGACCTCGTCGTCGCTGTTCGGCACGAGGAACGTCATACTTCTGGATGAGATAGACGAGCTCAGCGCAAGGTTTGACAGCGGTGCGCAGGCTGCAGTATCATCGTTGATCGAACAGTCGCGCAACCCCATAATATTCATAGCCAACGACAGGTGGAGCAGGTCGATCTCGTTCCTCAGGTCGCGCACCATGCCTGTCGCATTCAAGAAGGTTTCCGTGCAGTCGATCGTAGGTGTGCTGGAAAGGCTCTCAGACGCGCACGGCATGGGCGTGCAGCGCGACGTCCTATACGAAATAGCTGCCCGGACCGACGGCGACGTCAGGAGCGCCATAAACGACATGTACGCAGTGGCGAGCGCGCAGCAGAAAACGATAGAGGTCATAGGCATGCGCGACAAGAAGCACGATGCCTTCGCGACGCTTGACCATATTTTCATGGCCAACACGCTTGCGGCTTCTCTGCGCGCCGCATCATCGGTCGGCCTGGAGCCCGAGATGCTCGTTAACTATCTGGAGGAGAACGTGCCGCGTCGTTATGCAAACAGCGCCGACCTGTCAAGGGCGATGTCCAGCATAGCCGACGCGTCGAAGTACCTTAACCGCGCCAACCGCTCCCACTACTACACGTACTGGCGGTATGCGAACGTGCTCATGTCGGGCGGCGTCTCGCTGGCAAAGGACAACTATCCCAGCACGTCCGAGCGCTATGCATTTCCCAGAGTGATCAAGTCGCTTAGCGCATCGAAGGAGGAGCGCAGCACGGGCGTCGCCATAGCGGGCAAGCTGCAGCGCGTCATAAACTCCAACATAAGGGAGATACGCAGGACCGACATGGCGCTGCTGGCGCACATGGCGCGCCTCTCGCAGCAGTCAGGCATGGACATAGAGGCTGTGCACGACTTCTTCATGCAGAAATACGGCCTTACGCCCAAGGAAATCTCGTGGATGGAAGCTAACTACGCGTGA
- a CDS encoding helix-turn-helix domain-containing protein yields MDELEERIAGEIALSDSPGGVMKKWRELFGITQADLAKVIKISASTISDYESNRRLSPGVGVIKRFVTALFSIDDSRGSAVRQSLEKFSGGNKDAEPPYKIHDFTTPISAMDFTRIIEGKVVANPSTMDSIKLFGYTELDSIRVILEMQLSEYPKLFGSTTERVFIFEHVSTGRSPMVVIRVAPIKPKVVLIHNLTNVDKLAVKIAQIENIPLLTTKLPLEEMVNRLSKI; encoded by the coding sequence ATGGACGAGCTTGAAGAGCGCATTGCGGGCGAGATCGCACTTTCGGACAGCCCGGGCGGCGTCATGAAGAAGTGGCGCGAGCTGTTCGGGATAACGCAGGCCGACCTTGCCAAGGTGATAAAGATCTCGGCCTCTACGATAAGCGACTACGAGAGCAACCGCAGGCTCAGCCCCGGCGTCGGCGTCATAAAGCGCTTCGTGACGGCGCTCTTCAGCATAGACGACAGCAGGGGCAGCGCGGTGAGGCAGAGCCTCGAGAAGTTCTCAGGAGGGAACAAGGATGCCGAGCCGCCATACAAGATCCACGATTTCACAACGCCTATAAGCGCCATGGACTTCACGCGCATAATAGAGGGCAAGGTAGTGGCGAATCCCTCAACAATGGACTCCATAAAGCTTTTCGGCTACACCGAGCTCGACAGCATACGCGTCATACTGGAGATGCAACTGTCAGAGTATCCCAAGCTTTTCGGCTCGACGACCGAGCGCGTGTTCATATTCGAGCACGTGTCGACTGGAAGGTCGCCTATGGTGGTGATACGCGTCGCGCCGATAAAGCCCAAGGTCGTGCTCATACACAATCTGACCAACGTGGACAAGCTTGCGGTGAAGATCGCGCAGATAGAAAACATCCCATTGCTCACCACGAAGCTCCCTCTAGAAGAGATGGTGAACAGGCTTAGCAAGATATGA
- a CDS encoding FAD-binding oxidoreductase produces MPDVAYPVTKKLYEITLSESATPEVQLVRMKAVDGSALNFDAGMFAMIYGIDASGKECVGRAFSIASEPNAPELEFFVVKEHGGHVSHFMETKPGDRYNVVGPHGQFKFVPGVDKKVLFIAGGTGLAPFMSMIRHLKRLGTTADAVLLYSVKFPTEILLKEELFQLAKDLNIKLAVTVTRPQPGDGWQGETGHIGADMIKKHAPDVLERVSYICGPLPFVNALKDALVQLNVPKAEIKADVWG; encoded by the coding sequence ATGCCAGATGTTGCGTATCCGGTAACAAAGAAGCTATATGAAATAACGCTTTCAGAGAGCGCGACGCCGGAGGTCCAGCTTGTGCGGATGAAGGCGGTTGACGGCAGCGCATTGAACTTCGATGCCGGCATGTTCGCCATGATATATGGCATAGATGCTAGCGGAAAGGAGTGCGTAGGCAGGGCCTTTTCCATAGCGTCTGAGCCTAACGCGCCCGAGCTCGAGTTCTTCGTGGTAAAGGAGCACGGCGGGCACGTTTCGCACTTCATGGAGACCAAGCCGGGAGACAGGTACAACGTTGTGGGCCCGCACGGACAGTTCAAGTTCGTTCCGGGAGTTGACAAGAAAGTCCTCTTTATTGCAGGCGGCACCGGCCTTGCGCCGTTCATGTCAATGATACGCCACCTTAAGCGCCTGGGCACCACGGCAGACGCGGTGCTGCTCTACAGCGTGAAGTTCCCAACAGAGATACTCCTCAAGGAGGAGCTCTTCCAGCTAGCGAAAGACCTTAACATAAAGCTCGCAGTCACTGTCACGAGGCCGCAACCGGGAGACGGTTGGCAGGGCGAGACCGGCCACATAGGAGCCGACATGATAAAGAAGCATGCCCCGGATGTGCTGGAACGCGTGAGTTACATATGCGGGCCGCTGCCTTTCGTCAATGCGCTGAAGGACGCGCTCGTGCAGCTGAACGTGCCTAAGGCGGAGATAAAAGCCGATGTCTGGGGCTGA
- a CDS encoding alpha/beta hydrolase yields the protein MDYSKDFTRQDVNTSIGMLHSLRHAGNGPKLLLIHGLGGTTRAWERFVGFMPEDYDVTLLDLLGHGESDAPRIEYTVKVQVDALRGFLEATHYGDACIMGNSYGGWVAAYYASLYEIKALILEDAAGLEEQFDELLSNGDIEARRDDMIKKLIMTNDNREYVMRSIAGENATTDQLTSNILSRINAPTLIIWGADDKTIDRRFADVFAKGIGNSRIKIIDGGGHTPHFLGAEETANAVVAFIGEIQARTKL from the coding sequence ATGGACTATTCAAAGGATTTTACCAGGCAGGACGTCAATACCAGCATAGGTATGCTGCATTCGCTCCGCCACGCAGGCAACGGCCCTAAGCTGTTGCTGATTCACGGGCTGGGAGGCACGACAAGGGCATGGGAGAGGTTTGTGGGGTTCATGCCAGAAGATTACGACGTGACGCTTCTCGACCTTCTCGGCCATGGGGAATCAGATGCCCCAAGGATAGAGTACACGGTAAAGGTGCAGGTTGATGCGCTTAGGGGATTCCTTGAGGCCACGCATTACGGCGATGCGTGCATAATGGGCAATTCTTATGGCGGCTGGGTAGCCGCTTACTATGCCTCGCTTTACGAGATAAAGGCGCTCATACTTGAGGATGCGGCTGGGCTGGAGGAGCAGTTCGACGAGCTGCTGAGCAATGGCGACATCGAGGCACGGCGCGATGATATGATCAAAAAGCTCATCATGACGAACGACAACAGGGAGTATGTGATGAGGAGCATAGCAGGGGAAAACGCAACGACGGACCAGCTCACGAGCAACATATTATCAAGGATAAACGCCCCCACGCTCATCATATGGGGTGCTGACGACAAAACGATAGACAGGCGTTTCGCGGACGTCTTCGCCAAAGGCATAGGCAACAGCCGCATCAAAATAATAGATGGCGGCGGCCACACGCCGCATTTCTTAGGCGCTGAGGAGACCGCAAATGCCGTGGTCGCCTTCATTGGAGAGATTCAAGCACGCACCAAGCTTTAA
- the lpdA gene encoding dihydrolipoyl dehydrogenase produces MVMGELPENVDIAIIGGGVGGYVAAIRAAELGKSVALVEKEKLGGHCLNYACIPSKTLIHISDIFYEAKNSEKFGIHADNVTLDAKKMYEWRMAVSKKLEDGVAYLCKMNQIDVFKGTATFLSNSKLQLSTGIELDFKSAIIATGSVPAPMKGFEFDGKTVLDYKQALMLDYVPKSMTIIGAGYVSVEIGMLYAKLGTKVSIVARSDVLSRFDKEAVAVVKKKMASLGIDVRTAVTPVSRDGAAVKLSDGTMLNSDIVVVAVGLVPYTDGLGLDNTKVERDQKGFVGVDAHLRTAEGNIFAIGDVIGEPMLAHKAMRQGVVAAEAAAGMQVSYDNRVVPAVIFSDPEIAIAGSIEEGNGITVKKFPLTALGRAIAFDETAGFVKIAYDGDGIVKGVEIVSPDANAMIAEASLAIEMGATVEDIASTIHPHPTFSESVQEAAEAAAGRPVHFFYGK; encoded by the coding sequence ATGGTAATGGGTGAACTCCCGGAGAACGTCGACATTGCCATAATAGGTGGAGGCGTGGGTGGCTATGTCGCAGCAATCCGCGCTGCAGAGCTTGGAAAAAGCGTGGCATTGGTGGAGAAGGAGAAGCTGGGAGGGCATTGCCTGAACTATGCCTGCATACCCTCGAAGACACTGATACACATATCAGACATATTCTACGAGGCCAAGAACTCTGAGAAGTTCGGCATCCATGCTGATAATGTGACGCTCGACGCGAAGAAGATGTACGAGTGGCGCATGGCGGTGTCAAAGAAGCTCGAGGATGGCGTAGCGTACCTGTGCAAGATGAACCAGATAGACGTGTTCAAGGGCACCGCAACATTCCTGTCGAACAGCAAGCTGCAGCTGAGCACCGGCATAGAGCTGGACTTCAAGAGCGCGATAATAGCGACGGGCTCGGTGCCCGCACCTATGAAGGGCTTCGAGTTCGACGGCAAAACCGTTCTGGATTACAAGCAGGCGCTTATGCTCGACTACGTTCCGAAGAGCATGACGATAATCGGCGCAGGATACGTATCTGTCGAGATAGGCATGCTTTATGCGAAACTTGGCACCAAGGTATCGATAGTAGCCAGGTCTGATGTACTGTCGAGGTTCGACAAGGAGGCGGTCGCAGTAGTAAAGAAGAAGATGGCGAGCCTTGGGATAGATGTCCGCACTGCCGTGACACCAGTCTCCCGCGATGGGGCGGCAGTGAAGCTCAGCGACGGTACAATGCTGAACTCCGATATTGTTGTAGTGGCAGTTGGGCTCGTTCCCTATACTGACGGCCTAGGCCTTGACAACACCAAGGTGGAGCGCGACCAGAAGGGCTTCGTCGGGGTGGATGCGCACCTAAGGACCGCAGAAGGCAATATTTTTGCCATAGGAGACGTCATCGGCGAACCGATGCTGGCCCACAAGGCGATGAGGCAGGGTGTAGTTGCGGCGGAGGCCGCGGCAGGAATGCAGGTCTCGTACGACAACAGAGTCGTACCTGCAGTCATATTCTCCGATCCTGAAATCGCAATAGCAGGCAGCATCGAGGAAGGCAATGGCATAACGGTCAAGAAGTTCCCGCTCACTGCCCTCGGCAGGGCGATAGCGTTCGACGAAACTGCAGGGTTCGTGAAAATCGCATACGATGGGGACGGGATCGTGAAAGGAGTTGAGATAGTCTCGCCTGATGCCAACGCCATGATTGCAGAGGCGTCGCTGGCCATAGAGATGGGAGCCACCGTGGAAGACATAGCCTCAACAATACACCCGCACCCGACGTTCAGCGAGTCTGTCCAGGAGGCGGCGGAGGCTGCGGCAGGCAGACCCGTTCACTTCTTCTACGGCAAGTGA
- a CDS encoding 2-oxo acid dehydrogenase subunit E2 gives MKELKFVDVGEGITEGHIQKWLVKDGEMVKEDQPIVKVETDKAVVDVPAPGSGMVKVVAKEGTDVNVGDTIAIIGTAEELKGVAAKPGQAQQQSQKPQAATTATQAKPAAKEAEAAPSVRRLAEQLGIDINVVPGTGPHGRILENDVRAFASKSSAAPQQAAATPKFSEVLEEQHGETVERVPLTQTRKAIAKNMEASWTIPRASHMDIADANALFDVMQKEKGKMLEQFGVKLSYLPFIIKATVEALKENPHFNASYDRDKLEIIVKKYYNIGLAAEGPDGLKVVVVKDADKKSILELANEIAELHRKVTDQSITLDEMRDSSFTITNVGSLGGGFLAVPMINYPDVAILGVTVVRDWPVVENGIVKAGRILPFTLTFDHRVVDGAEAVRMGNAFKKYIEDPDFLEML, from the coding sequence ATGAAGGAGCTGAAATTCGTTGATGTTGGAGAAGGAATAACAGAGGGTCATATACAGAAGTGGCTCGTCAAGGACGGCGAAATGGTGAAAGAAGACCAGCCAATAGTCAAGGTGGAGACCGACAAGGCAGTAGTCGACGTCCCGGCGCCTGGCAGCGGCATGGTAAAGGTGGTGGCGAAGGAGGGCACTGACGTGAATGTCGGCGACACCATAGCTATTATAGGCACAGCTGAGGAACTCAAAGGCGTGGCTGCTAAGCCTGGCCAGGCCCAGCAGCAGTCGCAGAAACCGCAGGCAGCAACAACAGCAACGCAAGCCAAACCGGCAGCAAAGGAGGCAGAAGCCGCGCCGTCCGTGCGCAGGCTGGCGGAGCAGCTCGGAATAGACATAAATGTGGTGCCTGGCACAGGCCCACACGGGCGCATACTCGAGAACGATGTAAGGGCGTTCGCTTCCAAGTCTAGCGCCGCACCGCAGCAGGCAGCCGCTACGCCCAAGTTCTCCGAAGTGCTGGAGGAGCAGCACGGCGAGACTGTGGAGCGCGTGCCGCTGACCCAGACGCGCAAGGCGATTGCGAAGAACATGGAGGCGTCATGGACCATACCAAGAGCATCGCATATGGACATCGCAGACGCTAATGCCCTCTTTGACGTGATGCAGAAAGAAAAGGGCAAGATGCTGGAGCAGTTCGGCGTCAAGCTCTCCTACCTGCCGTTCATAATCAAGGCGACAGTCGAGGCGCTCAAGGAGAATCCTCATTTCAATGCGAGCTACGACCGCGACAAGCTGGAGATAATAGTGAAGAAGTATTACAACATAGGCCTCGCAGCTGAGGGACCTGACGGGCTGAAGGTCGTGGTGGTGAAGGACGCGGACAAGAAGAGCATACTTGAGCTCGCCAACGAGATAGCAGAGCTGCACAGGAAGGTCACCGACCAGAGCATAACGCTGGACGAGATGCGCGACAGCAGCTTCACCATAACGAATGTTGGCAGCCTGGGCGGCGGATTCCTTGCAGTGCCCATGATAAACTACCCTGACGTGGCTATACTGGGCGTGACCGTTGTGCGCGATTGGCCCGTTGTGGAAAATGGCATAGTGAAGGCCGGAAGGATACTGCCTTTCACGCTGACGTTCGACCACAGGGTTGTTGACGGAGCGGAGGCCGTCAGGATGGGCAACGCCTTCAAGAAGTACATAGAGGATCCAGACTTCCTGGAGATGCTTTGA
- a CDS encoding alpha-ketoacid dehydrogenase subunit beta, which produces MNTNMIGALNSAMDLCMQENQDMVLLGEDIGKDGGVFRVTDGLFDKYGADRVIDTPLAESGIVGTAIGMALAGMHPVPELQFAGFMYLSFSQLVNHAARYRSRTRSAMSLPMIIRTPVSGGVRTLEHHSESPEAFFAHPGGIIVVEPSTPYDAKGLFIAAAHLNDPVLFLEPTKLYRLFKQEVPDAMYEVPIGKASILKEGDDVTIITYGTMASLVNDVVEKKKVSAQVIDLRTINPLDEKTVLEGAKKTGRVLIVHEAPTSFGVGAEVSARIAEKAMYDLDAPIMRVAAPSFPYPFPGYEQYYLPNETRIGNAIDKLLSM; this is translated from the coding sequence ATGAACACTAATATGATAGGCGCGCTTAACAGCGCAATGGACCTCTGCATGCAGGAAAATCAGGACATGGTGCTTCTCGGTGAGGACATAGGCAAGGACGGTGGGGTGTTCAGGGTCACCGATGGACTCTTCGACAAGTACGGCGCAGACAGGGTCATAGACACGCCTCTAGCAGAATCGGGCATAGTCGGAACTGCCATAGGGATGGCGCTGGCAGGCATGCACCCGGTGCCGGAGCTGCAGTTCGCGGGCTTCATGTACCTGTCATTCAGCCAGCTGGTCAACCATGCCGCAAGGTACAGGAGCAGGACGCGCTCTGCGATGAGCCTGCCTATGATCATAAGGACCCCGGTAAGCGGAGGGGTGCGCACGCTGGAGCACCATTCTGAGAGTCCCGAGGCATTCTTCGCGCATCCGGGAGGCATAATAGTCGTCGAGCCATCCACGCCTTACGACGCCAAGGGGCTTTTCATAGCTGCCGCGCATCTCAACGATCCGGTGCTGTTCCTGGAGCCGACGAAGCTATACAGGCTCTTCAAGCAGGAGGTGCCCGATGCGATGTACGAGGTGCCGATAGGAAAAGCAAGCATTCTCAAAGAGGGCGATGACGTGACGATAATAACTTATGGCACGATGGCTAGCCTGGTAAACGATGTGGTGGAGAAGAAGAAGGTGTCGGCGCAGGTCATAGACCTTAGGACGATAAACCCGCTCGACGAGAAGACGGTTCTCGAAGGCGCTAAGAAGACTGGAAGGGTGCTCATCGTGCACGAGGCGCCGACGAGCTTCGGGGTGGGCGCAGAGGTATCGGCAAGGATAGCCGAGAAGGCCATGTACGATCTGGATGCACCGATAATGAGGGTCGCGGCCCCAAGCTTCCCTTATCCATTCCCCGGCTATGAACAATATTACCTGCCGAACGAGACCAGGATAGGCAATGCAATAGACAAGCTGCTGTCGATGTAG
- the pdhA gene encoding pyruvate dehydrogenase (acetyl-transferring) E1 component subunit alpha, with translation MLKEVYNGSISYMQVMDESGAIDASLMPKELTDDKILDMYRKMSFARALDAKTLSLQRQGRAVTYAPLIGEEAVQVGSASAMRQNDIFVPNFRQHAVYLVRGLPLEDFFVYWRGFEEGNAVPKSVNGLPVAVPVSTQLPHSVGMAYAQKYRKTGSATIAYVGDGGTSEGDFYESINFAGVFKLPLVIIIENNQWAISVPRSKQSAAQTLAQKGIAAGIKCMQVDGNDVIAMYKATSDAISDTATGPTLIEAVTYRMSMHTTADDPTKYRPDADVEAWKAKDPIARVRKYLEGKRLWNDSMEGKMQDEQLKLIDEAVEKAEQFKPDPRSMFENVYSFMPDVLKGEEDEAISAGFWQG, from the coding sequence ATGCTGAAGGAGGTCTACAACGGTTCTATAAGTTACATGCAGGTAATGGATGAGAGCGGCGCTATAGACGCCAGCCTGATGCCCAAGGAACTCACTGACGACAAGATACTGGACATGTACAGGAAGATGAGCTTCGCAAGGGCCCTTGACGCGAAGACGCTCAGCTTGCAGAGGCAGGGGAGGGCTGTAACGTATGCACCGCTGATAGGCGAGGAGGCCGTCCAGGTGGGCAGCGCATCGGCTATGCGCCAGAACGACATCTTTGTGCCGAACTTCAGGCAGCATGCAGTTTATCTTGTGAGAGGGCTGCCGCTCGAGGATTTCTTCGTTTACTGGCGAGGCTTCGAGGAGGGGAATGCGGTGCCGAAGAGCGTGAACGGCCTGCCGGTGGCGGTGCCTGTGAGCACGCAGCTGCCGCACAGCGTTGGGATGGCGTACGCGCAGAAGTACAGGAAGACCGGATCTGCTACGATAGCGTACGTCGGCGACGGCGGCACGTCAGAGGGCGACTTCTACGAGAGCATAAACTTCGCTGGCGTCTTCAAGCTGCCGCTTGTCATTATCATAGAGAACAACCAGTGGGCCATATCGGTGCCCAGGTCGAAGCAGTCGGCGGCACAGACGCTCGCGCAGAAGGGCATCGCCGCAGGCATAAAATGCATGCAAGTGGATGGCAATGACGTAATTGCCATGTACAAGGCCACGAGCGACGCGATAAGCGACACCGCGACAGGGCCGACGCTCATAGAGGCTGTGACGTACAGGATGAGCATGCACACGACGGCCGACGACCCGACGAAGTACAGGCCTGACGCTGATGTCGAAGCATGGAAGGCGAAGGATCCGATCGCGCGCGTCAGGAAATATCTAGAGGGCAAGAGGCTCTGGAACGACAGCATGGAAGGCAAGATGCAGGACGAGCAGCTGAAGCTCATAGACGAGGCAGTGGAGAAGGCAGAGCAGTTCAAGCCCGACCCCAGGAGCATGTTCGAGAACGTTTACAGCTTCATGCCTGATGTGCTCAAGGGCGAGGAGGACGAGGCCATAAGCGCAGGCTTCTGGCAGGGTTGA